TTCCCCCTGGGGGATGTTCTTAGATCGGGCGAGACACCTCCTCTTGCCTGTCCTGGTCTCCGCTTTCGGGGGTTTGGCAGGGCTTTCCAGGTATATGCGCTCCTCCATGTTGGAGGTGATCCATCAGGACTACATCACCACGGCCAGGGCCAAAGGTCTTTCAGAGGGGAAGGTGATCTACAAACACGCCTTGCGAAACGCCCTCCTGCCCTTTATCACCCTTTTGGGTCTATCCGTGCCTGGCCTCATCGGGGGGAGCGTCATCTTTGAGACCATCTTCTCCATCCCCGGGATGGGGCAACTTTTTTTCTATAGTGTGATGGCCAGGGACTACCCGGTGATCATGGGTATATTGGTGATTGGGGCGATCCTTACCTTACTGGGCAATTTGTTGGCGGACCTGGCCTATGCCCTGGCCGATCCGAGGATAAGGGTGGGGGGATGAAAGGGAGATCTTTAAGGGGGCTTTTTTGGTTCAAATTTTCCCGCAACCGTCTTGCTGTAGGGGGGGCGATAGTGGTCTTCTCGCTCTTTTTCACCTCTTTGCTCGCCCCCTTGATCTGCTCCTATAATCCCTCTTTTATCGACGTCGAACATGTCCTCAGTCCTCCCAGCAGGGAACACCCCCTAGGCACCGATCAGTTGGGCAGGGATGTATTGAGCCGTATCATCTGGGGGGGTAGGATTTCCCTCTTGGTCGGCTTTGTGGCGGTGGGCATCGCCACCCTCATCGGGGTGATACTAGGGGCCGTGGCCGGTTATTACGGGAGGTTAGTAGACAGCATCATTATGAGGTTTGTGGACATCATGCTCTGTTTCCCCACCTTCTTCCTCATCTTGGCGGTCATCGCCCTTTTGGAGCCCAGCATCTGGAACATCATGGTTGTCATCGGCCTCACCAGCTGGATGGGAGTCTCCAGGCTGGTGCGGGCGGAGGTCCTTTCCCTTAAGAAGCGTGAGTTTGTCTTGGCCGCCAAGGCCCAGGGGGCGGGTGATATGAGGACCATCTTCCGCCATATCCTCCCCAACGCCATGGCCCCGGTCTTTGTATCGGCCATCTTGGGGATCGGGGGAGCCATCTTGACGGAGTCGGCCCTCAGTTTTTTGGGGATCGGGGTACAACCTCCGACCCCCAGTTGGGGGAATATTCTCACCGCTGGAAAGGACAACATAGAGATCGCCTACTGGCTATCTTTATATCCTGGATTGGCCATCCTGCTGACCGTGCTCGGATATAACCTCTTGGGGGAGGGACTGAGGGACGCCTTGGATCCCAAGATCGAGCCCTAAACCCTCTTGAGGAAACGGGCGAAGTAGTCGAGCCCGGACCAGATGGTCAGGACGAGGGCGAGCCAGAGCAGCAGCGTTCCGAGCCAATGGACGTCAAGGGAGAAATAGGGATAGTGGAGGATAAGGAGATTGGTGGCAGAAAGTTGTGAGAGATTTTTCATCTTGCCGAGGCGACTGGCTGAGATGATCACCCCTTCTGCCCCGGCCACCCCTCTGAGGGTGGTCACCGCCATCTCCCTGCCGATGATCACAGCTACTATCCAAGCGCACACTCTCTCCAATGAGATCAGCATAATGAGGGCAGTGCAGACCAGGAGCTTGTCGGCCAGGGGGTCGAGGAGCTTGCCCAGATTGGTCACTGTGTTCCTCCTGCGGGCCATGTACCCGTCCAACCCATCACTGATTGCGGCCAACAGAAAGATGAGGGCAGCGGTAAAACTCGCCCCCTTCCCGGGGAAGAGGAGGAAGAGGACGACAAGGGGTATGGCCCCTATGCGGAAGAGGGTAAGTGTATTGGACAAATTCCAGAAGCCTCCCTTTTTGGCCTTCATCTTACAGGATTGCCTTTTGTCGAATTGTTTTTATATTCGCTGTAATAACTTAAGACCTCAGCTATATAGTTTTTCGTCTCTCTATAGTTGGGGACCCCCCTGAATTGAGCGACGACGGTCTCTCCAGCGTTATAGGCGGCCAAGGAAAGCTTCAGGTCCTGATCAAAGCGCTTCAATAGGTATTGCAGGTGTCTGACCCCCCCCTCGATGTTCTCCCTGGGGTCGAAGGGGTTTAGGACGTTGAGCTTCTTGGAGGTCTTGGGCATGAGTTGCATAAGGCCCTCTGCCCCCTTTGTTGAGATAGCATAGGCGTCAAAACCAGACTCGGCCCTGATGATCGCCTTTACCAGGGCGTAATCGACCCCATACCTTCGGGAGGATTCCTCGATAAGGCGATTATATCTGTTGGAATCGGACTTATATCTTCTCAGTGTCTTTGCGTGATTGCTGGAGCGTTCTCGCAAAAAGACGCGGTAACGATGATGGGTTGGTACATTGGTGAAGTGCATTATACCTTCCTGGTCGATGTAGAGGAAGATATCGGCCAAAGCAGGGGAGTTCACCATTGTTAAGACAAAAATATACCCTATAATGGCAATAAAGCGCAACCCTTTACTCCTAATGCCACTGATTATACTCAAACTGTTACATTCTTCTTTTTACAACTTGATAAGGTGCGAAGTCAAGGGGAAAGCCCTTATAGGACTTTCCCAACAATTTAAATGGCCACAGGAAAATTTAATGCAAAAAGTTTACCAAAAATTGACCCTCACCCCCCCAAAAAAGGAGGATATCGCTTTTCCATTTCAAAATCATCTATCTTGCTGTTATTAAAGAATATTTCTAATATTAAGGATGATTTTTGGGGAAAGTTCTTAAAGCCCTTACCCCTTGACGGGGTGACAGAGTAGGTTTATGATAGGGTCAATTTTTGTCCTGGGAGCGGTCGGATGGGGAGTTCGAAGGTGCAAAAGACCTATGAGGAGATAAACGAGCGCATACGCAAAGGGGAGGCCGTGGTGGTGACGGCCGAGGAGGTCATCGGGATCGTGGAGGAGAAGGGAGTGGAGGAGGCGGCCAGGGGAGTGGATGTGGTGACCACTGGGACCTTTGCCCCCATGTGTTCCTCGGGAGCCTTTTTAAACTTCGGCCATACCTCCCCCAAGATAAAGGCTCACAGGGTTTGGTTGAACAACGTCCCCGCCTATGCTGGAGTGGCAGCCGTGGACATCTATATTGGGGCCACAGAACTTGCAGAAGATGATCCTTTCAATAAAGTCTACCCGGGGGGTTTTGATTATGGGGGGGGGCATGTCATCCATGACCTAGTGGCAGGTAAAGAGGTAGAACTGGTGGCGGAGGGATACGGGACCCATTGTTACCCCAACAGACGGGTGGAGATGAGGGTCACCCTGGATGACCTTGTGGACGCCTTTCTCTTTAATCCCCGCAACGCCTCTCAGAACTACAATTGTGCCATAAACCTCTCCGACAAGGTAATCTATACCTACATGGGGACCCTTAAACCCCAAGGGGGGAACATCAATTACTGCAGCGCTGGGCAGTTGAGCCCCCTCCTCAATGACCCCTATTACAAGACTATCGGGATAGGGACCAAGATATTTTTAGGGGGAGGGGAGGGGTTTGTGGTCTGGTCGGGGACCCAGCACAACCCCCATGTCCCCAGAGGGACTAGCGGGGTGGTAAGAGGCCCGGCGGGGACCATAGCGGTGGTGGGGGATTTAAAGGGGATGAAGCCTGAGTGGCTGAAGGGGGGGAGTATCCAAGGGTATGGTGCTACCTTGATCGTGGGGATTGGTATCCCCATCCCCATCCTCGATGAGGAGATGCTTCGCTTTACCGCTGTCAAGGATGAGGAGATCTACACGCAGATCGTTGATTATGGGGACGATTACCCCCAGGGTGTCAACAAGAGTTATGGGGAGGTGAATTATAAGGAGCTCAAGAGTGGGCAGGTGATCTTTAATGGAAAGGAAGTGCCCACTGTCCCTTTATCCAGTTATCTCAAGGCCAGGGAGATTGCCGCTATCCTCAAGGGCTGGATTCAGGAGGAGTGGTTTACCTTGGGGGTGCCCCAAAAGACCCTGCCGGTCTAACGTCAAAACTCAGCGGCGGGGATGAGCGCCAACGGAATCCCCAGCCGTGTGCAGCGCCTTGTTGGGTGCAAATAAAATGACTATCTTATCGTCAGTAATGCATCTTGCACTTTGTGAGGGAGCTGGACAAGGATGAAGTAGGAATCGGGATAAAAGCGCAAACATCTTTTCTGTTTGTTTTTGTATCATGATCTTAGTTCAGACAAAATTAAGGCTATTCCCCGCAAGCAGGGCCGATTTTATTTGTTGTGGGTAAACCGTTTCTTGCCCTTTCACCAAAAAGATCTGCAATTGGCCAGTGATAAAGTTATCAGGGATTTCCTGAAAATCGTGGAAAAGGAAGGACATCTGCGAGGAGGTTTTTTTCGGACAAAAATTAAGGGTACAAGGAAAAACCCCCTTGTACCCTCAGATCAACTACCTAACGTCTGGAAGCAAAACCCTGTGATGAGCCTTACAGGTTGATATTGGAGTACTTTCTCCAGGGCCTGGCTACCTGCTTGTTCTCCAAGAGCTCGAGGGCGTGACAGACGTATTTTCTCGTGTCATGGGGCATGATTACATCGTCCACATACCCCCGTTCTGCAGGCTGATAGGGATGCTCGTACTTAGTCCGATACTCATCGATCCGTTGCTTTGCGGTCTCTTTCGGATTCTCAGACTGTTTAATTTCCTTGGCGAAGATAACGCTCGCCGCGGTCTCAGCCCCCACAATGTTGATCTTGGCTGTTGGCCAGGCGTAGCAGAGATCAGCCCCTATGCTCTTGTCGAGCATGGCATAGTGGGCACCTGCATAAGACTTTCCTATGATCACGGAGATCGTGGGTACGGTGGCGTCCGCCCAAGCAAAGAGGGTCTTTGCCCCGTGGCGCAAGATCCCTTTCCACTCATGCGGAGAGCCGATCCAGAAGGCCGGACAGTCCACGAAGGTCACAAGCGGTATATTGAAGAGGTCGCAGAAACGGACGAACCTCGCCAGCTTGTCAGAGGCGTCGCAGTCCAATCCTCCCATCAGTACCGTGGGCTGATTCGCCACTATCCCGGCTACCCTGCCGTTGAACCTTGCGAATCCAACAATGAGATTGCGAGCGAAATATTTGTGTATCTCGAAGAAGCTGCCCTTATCCACGACCATGTCGATGAGTGGATACATACTATAGGGGACTCGAAGAGCTGTATCGGGAAGGAATTCATCGAGTTCAGGGATCTCTCTGTTCGGGTCGTCATTGGTCTCAATTGTCGGCGGCTTTTCCCTGTTATTAGAGGGCAGGTACGAGAGAAGTTTCCGGGCCAGCTCTATACACTCCTTGTCATCTTCCCCGACGACATGGGTGCAACCTGATTTCACCGCGTGGGACTGCCAGCCTGCTAGATCATCCAGGCTAATCGTTTCACCTGTCACGGTCTTGACAAAGGCAGGTCCCGCGATCCCCATAAAGCCGGTCTTTTTGCTCTGAATGAGGAAGTCGTTCATGACGGGGTGGTAGGCCTGACCGCCGAGGCAGGGACCGAGGAGCAGGGCTATCTGGGGCACAATCCCCGAGGCAAGGATCTGGGCGCGGAAGGTCCACCCGTAGGCCTCCAGGGTATCCAGTCCCTCCTGGAGACGTGCACCGCCGGAGTCATTGATCCCGACAAAGGGCCATCCCTTCTCCTTGGCGAAATCGCAGGCCCACACGAACTTCTTTCCATGATACTCGCCAAAGGTACCGGCCATGGCTGTGAAATCCTCAGAGACAACCACGATATTCCTGCCATCTATCTTTCCACATCCGGCAACGACACCTTCAGCGGGTATGATTTTATCAGCCATGCCAAACGCGTATTGCCTATGCCTCATGAAGGTACCGACTTCAACAAAGGTCCCAGGATCAAGGAGCATGTCGATCCTTTCTCGCGCATTGGTCTGTCCCTTTTCTTTGCGCTTCGCGAGGGCCTTTTCACCACCCATGTCCAGGACAAATTTCCGTCGCTTCATATAATCATCATATGTACCATCAAACTTTCCCATTCCAGACCTCCTTTCTTATATGTTCTAAAGTGAGTATGTTCAAAATATCACAAATTCAATTTATCTGAAGACTTCATTCTTGTCAACCCAAAAGAGGCCTTTTGCCTGGAAAATCCCTCCAGAGCCTTTTCAAAGAGGGCTTGACAAGGGAGGGAAAATATCTTAATTTGAAGCCTCTTTGTGGGGGGAGGTACTTTCCTATTTTATTTCTTTAGGTAATGAGGTCAAGTTTCTTTGAAATTAAATTCAAAGGAGGGAGGAGTTATGGCTGCTAGGCTCATAAAGGGGACAGAGGTAGCTAAGGAGATCCGAGAGGAACTCAAAAAAGAGGTAGGGGAACTTAAGGAAAAACACGGTATAGAGCCGGGGTTGATCACCATCTTGGTTGGGGAGGATCCAGCCTCGATAAGTTATGTAACAGCTAAGCAGCGGACATCCAAAGAGTTGGGGTTTTACTCCATCCAGGATACTCAACCGGCTGATATCTCCGAAGAGGCCCTTCTTGCCCTTATCGATAAGTACAACAAAGACCCCAAGGTTCATGGCATTCTGGTCCAGTTACCCCTGCCCAAGCATATCGACGAGACAAAGGTCCTCTATGCCATCGATCCAAAAAAGGATGTGGATGGCTTTCACCCCGTTAATGTGGGGAAGCTCTTGATCGGAGAACCCGATTTTCTCCCCTGCACACCCCATGGGATCTGGCAACTGCTGATCCGCTCCGGGGCACAAATCGAGGGATCAGAGGTAGTAGTGGTGGGGCGTAGCAACATAGTCGGCAAGCCCATCGCAGCCATCCTCATGCAGAAGATGCCCAACGCCAATGCCACCGTAACGGTTTGTCACACCCGTACCAAGGATATGGCCTTTCATACCAGGAGGGCGGATATCCTCATCGTGGCAGCAGGTCGTCCTAAGGCGATAACGGCGGATATGGTAAAAGAGGGGGTGGTGGTGATCGATGTGGGGGTGAACCGCATCGGCAAGACCCCTGAGGGGAAGGCGAAATTAGCAGGGGATGTCGACTTTGAGGAGGTGAAGGAGAAGGCTAGCGCCATCACACCCGTACCTGGTGGGGTAGGCCCCATGACCATCACCATGCTGATGCTCAATACAGTGAAGGCGGCCAAGCTTGCAGCGGGTCTTGTGTGATGATTTTTGTCAGTGCCATATTAGATCTTTTTTCTTGGCAGACTTGGGGGGCAAGGGCGCATGCTGGATGAAGAGGGTGAGGTCTTTAAGGAGGTTTTTTCCTATTTCCCTGCAAGACGTAGATATCTAATCCGTCTTCTACAAACAGTTCAACAAAAACTGGGTTATCTCTCAGAGGATGCAATGAAAGAGGTGGCCCTTCACCTAGGGATCTCCGAGGCGGAGACCTTTGGGGTGGCCACCTTTTATAATCAATTTCGTTTTGTCCCTCTTGGAAAGCATCACATCGTTGTATGTATGGGGACTGCATGCCATACCATGGGCGGACAGCTGGTCTTGGATGGGTTTGAGAGGGAACTGGATGTGAAGGTTGGGGGAATAACCCCTGACCACGAATACTCTTTGGAGAGGGTAGGTTGCATCGGCTGCTGCACCAAGGCCCCTGTGGTGCTGATAAACAACATCATCCACCCCAAAATGACCCCTTATAAGGTAGCAGAGGTCTTCGCAGGATTGAGGGACAAAGGCTCTAAAAGCTCGGAGGAACATCAAGAGTGACGAATGATTGGGAGGAGATCTACCAAAGGGCCAAGGAGAAGTGGGAGGCCTTGGAGGCATCTCCTATTCATATCCGCATAGGGACGCCCACATGCGGAAGGGCTGCAGGTGCCTTGGATACCCTTAAGGAGTTTCGCGAAAAGTTGGAAAAGGAGGGCATCCAGGGCCAGATAACTGAGGTGGGTTGTATGGGGTTGTGTTTCGCGGAACCATTGGTTATCATCAGCAAGCCCGAGATAGGGCTTCCCCCTATATGCTATCGAAATGTGACCTATCAGGAGGTCAAACGCCTGGTCGATGGGTTTATCCTGGGGGACGACCCGTGTCTGGAGCTCGCATTGGGGACCTTGGACCTTACTGAAGATGCTGCCCCTTACATACCTGAGATGCTCAGGTTTGAGATAGAGGAGAGGCTGGTCCTGAGGAATTGTGGCTACATAGACCCACAGGATATAGATCACTATATTGCTCGTGGTGGTTATCTTTCGCTGCGGAAGGCCCTAGGCATGTCGCCGGAGCAGATCATAGATGAGGTGAGCAAGGCCGGCCTCCGGGGAAGGGGAGGGGCAGGGTTTCCAACAGGCCGTAAATGGGACCTCTGCCGGAGTACGAAAAATGAAATGAAGTACATAATCTGCAACGCAGATGAAGGTGATCCTGGGGCCTTCATGGACAGGGTGGTCTTGGAAAGTGACCCCCATTCAATGATCGAAGGGATGATCATCGCCGCTTATGCCGTCGGTGCCTATGAAGGTTTCATATATACGCGGATGGAATATCCGCTTGTCCTGGATCGTCTAGAGCAGGCGTTGATGCAGGCAAGGGAGTATGGCCTTCTGGGCGAGGACATCTTTGGCTCTGGGTTTTCCTTTGACATCGAGACTGTAGCGGGCGCGGGGGCGTTTGTGTGTGGTGAGGAGACTGCAATGATCGCCTCCATCGAAGGGCGAAGGGGGATGCCCAGGCCCCGTCCCCCCTACCCTGCTGAGTATGGCCTGAATGGGGAACCGACGGTGGTGGACAACGTGAAGACGTTGGCGCTCGTAGCCAGGATAATGGGAACGGGGGCTAAGGGGTTCCGCTCCATCGGGACTCCCTCAAGTCCTGGCACGGCTGTCTTTGCCTTGGCAGGTAGGATAGAGCAGATAGGACTTGTTGAGGTCCCGATGGGTACCACCCTCAGGCAGGTCATCTTCGATGTGGGCGGAGGGGTCCCGGAAGGCAGGGAGTTAAAGGCGATTCAGATAGGGGGTCCTGCAGGTGGTTGCGTGGGCAAGGAGGCCCTAGATCTTCCTGTGGACTTCGACTCCTTCAAGGCGGCAGGGGCGATCATGGGTTCGGGGGGGATGATCGTCTTGGATGAGAACAACTGCATGGTAGAGACGGCCCGCTTTTTCCTTGATTTCTTGGCGCGCGAGGAGTGTGGGAAGTGCATAATGGGCCGTTTGGGGATAAAGCAACTCTCCCTTATCCTTGAGGAGA
This genomic window from Deltaproteobacteria bacterium contains:
- a CDS encoding ABC transporter permease, translated to SPWGMFLDRARHLLLPVLVSAFGGLAGLSRYMRSSMLEVIHQDYITTARAKGLSEGKVIYKHALRNALLPFITLLGLSVPGLIGGSVIFETIFSIPGMGQLFFYSVMARDYPVIMGILVIGAILTLLGNLLADLAYALADPRIRVGG
- a CDS encoding ABC transporter permease — its product is MKGRSLRGLFWFKFSRNRLAVGGAIVVFSLFFTSLLAPLICSYNPSFIDVEHVLSPPSREHPLGTDQLGRDVLSRIIWGGRISLLVGFVAVGIATLIGVILGAVAGYYGRLVDSIIMRFVDIMLCFPTFFLILAVIALLEPSIWNIMVVIGLTSWMGVSRLVRAEVLSLKKREFVLAAKAQGAGDMRTIFRHILPNAMAPVFVSAILGIGGAILTESALSFLGIGVQPPTPSWGNILTAGKDNIEIAYWLSLYPGLAILLTVLGYNLLGEGLRDALDPKIEP
- the pgsA gene encoding CDP-diacylglycerol--glycerol-3-phosphate 3-phosphatidyltransferase → MKAKKGGFWNLSNTLTLFRIGAIPLVVLFLLFPGKGASFTAALIFLLAAISDGLDGYMARRRNTVTNLGKLLDPLADKLLVCTALIMLISLERVCAWIVAVIIGREMAVTTLRGVAGAEGVIISASRLGKMKNLSQLSATNLLILHYPYFSLDVHWLGTLLLWLALVLTIWSGLDYFARFLKRV
- a CDS encoding lytic transglycosylase domain-containing protein — encoded protein: MVNSPALADIFLYIDQEGIMHFTNVPTHHRYRVFLRERSSNHAKTLRRYKSDSNRYNRLIEESSRRYGVDYALVKAIIRAESGFDAYAISTKGAEGLMQLMPKTSKKLNVLNPFDPRENIEGGVRHLQYLLKRFDQDLKLSLAAYNAGETVVAQFRGVPNYRETKNYIAEVLSYYSEYKNNSTKGNPVR
- a CDS encoding homocysteine biosynthesis protein codes for the protein MGSSKVQKTYEEINERIRKGEAVVVTAEEVIGIVEEKGVEEAARGVDVVTTGTFAPMCSSGAFLNFGHTSPKIKAHRVWLNNVPAYAGVAAVDIYIGATELAEDDPFNKVYPGGFDYGGGHVIHDLVAGKEVELVAEGYGTHCYPNRRVEMRVTLDDLVDAFLFNPRNASQNYNCAINLSDKVIYTYMGTLKPQGGNINYCSAGQLSPLLNDPYYKTIGIGTKIFLGGGEGFVVWSGTQHNPHVPRGTSGVVRGPAGTIAVVGDLKGMKPEWLKGGSIQGYGATLIVGIGIPIPILDEEMLRFTAVKDEEIYTQIVDYGDDYPQGVNKSYGEVNYKELKSGQVIFNGKEVPTVPLSSYLKAREIAAILKGWIQEEWFTLGVPQKTLPV
- a CDS encoding acyl-CoA carboxylase subunit beta is translated as MGKFDGTYDDYMKRRKFVLDMGGEKALAKRKEKGQTNARERIDMLLDPGTFVEVGTFMRHRQYAFGMADKIIPAEGVVAGCGKIDGRNIVVVSEDFTAMAGTFGEYHGKKFVWACDFAKEKGWPFVGINDSGGARLQEGLDTLEAYGWTFRAQILASGIVPQIALLLGPCLGGQAYHPVMNDFLIQSKKTGFMGIAGPAFVKTVTGETISLDDLAGWQSHAVKSGCTHVVGEDDKECIELARKLLSYLPSNNREKPPTIETNDDPNREIPELDEFLPDTALRVPYSMYPLIDMVVDKGSFFEIHKYFARNLIVGFARFNGRVAGIVANQPTVLMGGLDCDASDKLARFVRFCDLFNIPLVTFVDCPAFWIGSPHEWKGILRHGAKTLFAWADATVPTISVIIGKSYAGAHYAMLDKSIGADLCYAWPTAKINIVGAETAASVIFAKEIKQSENPKETAKQRIDEYRTKYEHPYQPAERGYVDDVIMPHDTRKYVCHALELLENKQVARPWRKYSNINL
- the folD gene encoding bifunctional methylenetetrahydrofolate dehydrogenase/methenyltetrahydrofolate cyclohydrolase FolD, producing the protein MAARLIKGTEVAKEIREELKKEVGELKEKHGIEPGLITILVGEDPASISYVTAKQRTSKELGFYSIQDTQPADISEEALLALIDKYNKDPKVHGILVQLPLPKHIDETKVLYAIDPKKDVDGFHPVNVGKLLIGEPDFLPCTPHGIWQLLIRSGAQIEGSEVVVVGRSNIVGKPIAAILMQKMPNANATVTVCHTRTKDMAFHTRRADILIVAAGRPKAITADMVKEGVVVIDVGVNRIGKTPEGKAKLAGDVDFEEVKEKASAITPVPGGVGPMTITMLMLNTVKAAKLAAGLV
- the nuoE gene encoding NADH-quinone oxidoreductase subunit NuoE produces the protein MLDEEGEVFKEVFSYFPARRRYLIRLLQTVQQKLGYLSEDAMKEVALHLGISEAETFGVATFYNQFRFVPLGKHHIVVCMGTACHTMGGQLVLDGFERELDVKVGGITPDHEYSLERVGCIGCCTKAPVVLINNIIHPKMTPYKVAEVFAGLRDKGSKSSEEHQE
- a CDS encoding SLBB domain-containing protein is translated as MTNDWEEIYQRAKEKWEALEASPIHIRIGTPTCGRAAGALDTLKEFREKLEKEGIQGQITEVGCMGLCFAEPLVIISKPEIGLPPICYRNVTYQEVKRLVDGFILGDDPCLELALGTLDLTEDAAPYIPEMLRFEIEERLVLRNCGYIDPQDIDHYIARGGYLSLRKALGMSPEQIIDEVSKAGLRGRGGAGFPTGRKWDLCRSTKNEMKYIICNADEGDPGAFMDRVVLESDPHSMIEGMIIAAYAVGAYEGFIYTRMEYPLVLDRLEQALMQAREYGLLGEDIFGSGFSFDIETVAGAGAFVCGEETAMIASIEGRRGMPRPRPPYPAEYGLNGEPTVVDNVKTLALVARIMGTGAKGFRSIGTPSSPGTAVFALAGRIEQIGLVEVPMGTTLRQVIFDVGGGVPEGRELKAIQIGGPAGGCVGKEALDLPVDFDSFKAAGAIMGSGGMIVLDENNCMVETARFFLDFLAREECGKCIMGRLGIKQLSLILEEIVRGNGREEDLNLLEEISKDLAEGALCNLGRTAPNPILTTLRYFRDEYEAHIKEKRCPALVCKDLIAYYILPERCERGCEHCVLTCPTEAIVSDEKTRTKRIQQDKCVKCGTCLEICPPEYNAVIKVSPPDRIKELEAKIGG